From one Equus asinus isolate D_3611 breed Donkey chromosome 5, EquAss-T2T_v2, whole genome shotgun sequence genomic stretch:
- the IFI6 gene encoding interferon alpha-inducible protein 6 isoform X1: MRQKAVSLFLCYLILFACGAVEAGKRRRSESSENSGSGWWSTLTYMAVGGGLMAVGLPALGFTSAGIAANSMAASLMSWSAVANGGGVPAGGLVATLQSLGASGGTGLMAKIGAFLGYTVHKQLSNQDEDEE, from the exons ATGCGGCAGAAGGCGGTATCGCTCTTTTTGTGCTACCTGATACTCTTCGCCTGCGGCGCGGTGGAGGCAG GCAAAAGAAGACGCTCGGAGAGCTCAGAGAACAGCGGCTCCGGATGGTGGAGCACGCTGACCTATATGGCTGTCGGAGGAG ggcTCATGGCCGTGGGGCTTCCCGCGCTGGGCTTCACGAGCGCCGGCATCGCCGCCAACTCGATGGCCGCCTCGCTGATGAGCTGGTCGGCCGTAGCGAACGGGGGCGGCGTGCCTGCTGGCGGGCTGGTGGCCACGCTGCAGAGCCTCG GGGCTAGCGGTGGCACTGGCCTCATGGCCAAGATTGGTGCCTTTCTGGGCTACACTGTCCACAAGCAGCTCAGCAAccaggatgaggatgaggagtaG